Proteins from one Mucilaginibacter jinjuensis genomic window:
- a CDS encoding DUF4199 domain-containing protein → MKNAFQSGLIIGILSGLWLFIMRWAGYTTFNDQVSPIEYISILIPIIGLYFGVRSYRDKELKGQMGFLEALVQSFKILIVGGVIAVFVGIVYINYVAAESNFRDFSGRIFGALLIGLLSSLAVSLLLMTKPEKVG, encoded by the coding sequence ATGAAAAACGCATTTCAATCAGGATTAATTATAGGGATACTCAGCGGCTTGTGGTTATTCATTATGCGCTGGGCCGGATATACTACCTTTAACGACCAGGTTTCGCCTATCGAATATATTTCGATACTGATACCTATTATCGGCTTATATTTTGGTGTTCGCAGCTACCGCGATAAAGAATTAAAGGGGCAGATGGGTTTTTTGGAAGCACTGGTACAAAGCTTTAAAATACTAATAGTGGGTGGTGTTATCGCCGTATTTGTGGGTATTGTGTACATTAACTATGTAGCAGCCGAAAGTAACTTCCGCGATTTTTCGGGCCGTATATTTGGTGCTTTGCTTATCGGTTTGTTATCTTCATTGGCGGTTTCGTTATTGTTGATGACCAAGCCCGAAAAAGTAGGCTAA
- a CDS encoding PA0069 family radical SAM protein: MPFEDNPEYFKGRGAQVNTHNKFLKNKYVLQHPEGLDEALLENEATQFYHENAKKIVSESNSPDLSHMFSINPYQGCEHGCIYCYARNSHEYYGFSAGLDFERKIIVKHNAPELLEKYFNNRGYLPTPIVLSGNTDCYQPVERKLEITRKLLEVFLQYKNPVSIITKNNLVLRDLDILIELAKLNLIHVNVSITSLDEQLRQKLEPRTVTASGRLSVIEKLSNAGIPVRVMSAPIIPGLNSNEVPDIIRAAANRGAVAAGFTIVRLNGSIGDIFTDWIYKAFPNKAEKVLNMIASCHGGKINDSDFGRRMVGDGHIAESIHQLYRIACNRFLAGREMPAYDLTQFTPKSGRQTSLF, translated from the coding sequence ATGCCGTTTGAAGACAATCCTGAATATTTTAAGGGAAGAGGGGCGCAGGTAAACACCCACAACAAGTTTCTAAAAAACAAATACGTGCTTCAGCATCCTGAAGGGCTGGACGAGGCTTTGTTAGAAAATGAGGCTACACAGTTTTACCACGAGAACGCCAAAAAGATTGTAAGCGAATCTAACAGCCCAGACCTGAGCCACATGTTTTCCATTAACCCCTACCAGGGTTGTGAGCATGGCTGTATATATTGCTACGCCCGCAACAGCCACGAATATTATGGCTTTAGTGCAGGTCTGGATTTTGAACGCAAGATCATTGTAAAACACAATGCCCCGGAATTGCTTGAAAAGTATTTCAATAATCGGGGATATCTGCCAACTCCAATCGTCTTATCCGGCAATACAGATTGTTATCAACCCGTCGAACGCAAGCTTGAAATAACCCGTAAACTCCTCGAGGTTTTTCTGCAATACAAAAACCCGGTGAGCATTATCACCAAAAACAATCTGGTACTGCGTGACTTGGATATATTGATTGAGTTGGCTAAGCTTAACCTTATCCATGTTAATGTTTCTATCACCTCACTCGATGAACAATTGCGCCAAAAGCTCGAACCCCGCACCGTTACTGCCAGCGGCCGTTTATCGGTGATAGAAAAACTTTCAAATGCAGGTATACCGGTGAGGGTTATGTCGGCACCAATAATTCCGGGCTTAAATAGCAATGAAGTGCCCGATATTATTCGCGCAGCAGCAAACAGAGGAGCTGTTGCTGCGGGTTTTACCATTGTGCGCCTAAACGGCAGCATCGGAGATATTTTTACCGATTGGATTTACAAAGCATTCCCCAATAAAGCCGAAAAGGTGCTGAACATGATTGCCAGCTGCCATGGCGGGAAAATAAACGATAGCGATTTCGGACGACGAATGGTTGGTGATGGCCACATTGCCGAATCTATTCATCAGCTATACCGTATTGCCTGTAACCGTTTTTTAGCGGGCCGCGAAATGCCTGCTTATGATTTAACACAGTTTACGCCCAAGAGCGGAAGGCAAACGAGTTTGTTTTAG
- a CDS encoding TM2 domain-containing protein translates to MSINPFTTLPGATFEEINFLQHITTGLSETQMQNFLNIYYNRRKSPQDIMIFILLGFIGVAGVHKFLMGQIVMGILYLFSAGFCFIMTIIDLINYKNLTNEYNEKMAYESVAIAKMNP, encoded by the coding sequence ATGAGCATTAACCCATTCACCACCCTTCCGGGAGCAACATTCGAAGAGATCAATTTTTTGCAGCACATTACAACCGGGCTTAGCGAAACCCAGATGCAGAATTTTTTAAATATTTATTACAACCGGCGCAAAAGCCCACAAGACATTATGATATTTATTTTGTTGGGTTTTATTGGCGTTGCCGGCGTTCATAAATTTTTAATGGGCCAAATTGTAATGGGTATCCTTTACCTGTTTTCGGCTGGTTTTTGTTTTATCATGACTATTATAGATTTGATTAACTACAAGAACTTAACCAACGAATACAACGAAAAAATGGCTTACGAAAGTGTTGCCATAGCTAAGATGAACCCATAA
- a CDS encoding Nif3-like dinuclear metal center hexameric protein, producing MKLAELTNYLESLAPLAYQEDYDNSGLIVGHPEQEVNQALISLDCTEAIVDEAIAKNCQVIISHHPIVFKGLKKFNGKTYVERVVEKAIRHGIALYAIHTNLDSVSNGVNARICQVLGLQHCHILSPKPNLLKKLVTYVPQAQADEVRDALFKAGAGHIGNYSECSFNNEGTGTFKAGVGTNPYVGEIGQQHKEQEIRIETVYPAQLESKVLMALFLSHPYEEVAYDLYHLTNQYKQVGAGMVGELVSPMSEDEFLRHVKFNMKAQVIRHTELRGKSVKKVAVCGGSGGFLLKQAIAAGADVFITADYKYHEFFDAERKIVIADIGHFESEQFTQHLLYEIIQKKFTNFAVRLTEINTNPIKYFI from the coding sequence ATGAAATTAGCAGAACTAACCAACTACCTCGAAAGCCTTGCACCGCTGGCTTACCAGGAAGACTATGATAATTCGGGCCTGATTGTTGGCCATCCTGAGCAGGAAGTTAACCAGGCTTTAATTTCGCTCGATTGTACCGAGGCTATAGTTGATGAGGCTATTGCTAAAAATTGCCAGGTGATCATTTCACATCACCCCATCGTTTTTAAAGGTCTTAAAAAATTTAACGGCAAAACGTATGTGGAACGTGTGGTTGAGAAAGCCATACGCCACGGAATTGCTTTATACGCCATACATACCAATCTGGATAGTGTGAGCAATGGTGTTAATGCCCGAATCTGTCAGGTACTGGGTTTACAGCACTGTCACATTCTTTCTCCTAAGCCAAACCTGTTAAAAAAACTGGTTACTTATGTACCCCAGGCCCAGGCAGATGAAGTGAGGGATGCGCTGTTTAAAGCAGGGGCCGGCCATATTGGTAATTACAGCGAATGCAGTTTTAACAACGAAGGAACCGGAACATTTAAAGCCGGAGTTGGTACCAACCCTTATGTTGGTGAAATTGGCCAACAACATAAAGAGCAGGAAATACGTATAGAAACTGTTTATCCAGCACAACTGGAGAGTAAAGTTTTGATGGCGCTGTTTCTTTCACATCCCTACGAAGAGGTTGCTTACGATCTTTACCACTTAACCAACCAGTACAAACAGGTAGGGGCAGGCATGGTTGGCGAACTGGTATCACCCATGAGTGAGGATGAATTTTTGCGCCACGTAAAATTTAATATGAAGGCGCAGGTAATAAGGCATACTGAACTGCGTGGAAAAAGCGTTAAAAAGGTAGCCGTTTGCGGAGGCTCGGGAGGCTTTTTATTAAAGCAGGCCATAGCCGCCGGGGCAGATGTTTTTATCACCGCCGACTACAAGTATCATGAGTTTTTTGATGCTGAAAGAAAGATAGTAATTGCGGACATTGGACATTTTGAAAGTGAGCAGTTTACGCAGCATTTATTATATGAAATTATTCAAAAAAAATTCACTAACTTTGCCGTCCGTTTAACAGAAATTAATACAAACCCCATAAAATATTTTATTTGA
- a CDS encoding zinc ribbon domain-containing protein yields the protein MEQTIEQKLKGLYELQTIHTKIDKIRQVRGELPMEVADLEDDVAQLETRIQKIKAELDDLEDDIVTRKNLIKDAQANIKKYEGQLSDVKNNREYDAISKEIEIQGLDIQVSEKKIREFEYEITTKTQIYEKAAADLDSRKSDLDAKKAELGTITAETQKEEEELTAQAERAKENIEPRLLTAYTRLRGNAKNGLAVVTIQRDSCSGCFNQIPPQRQSDIRQRKKIIVCEHCGRILVDEQTALETETA from the coding sequence ATGGAACAAACCATAGAACAGAAACTGAAAGGTTTATACGAACTGCAAACCATCCATACTAAAATTGACAAAATCCGTCAGGTTAGAGGTGAATTGCCAATGGAAGTTGCAGACCTTGAAGATGATGTAGCCCAGCTTGAAACCCGTATCCAAAAGATCAAAGCAGAGCTTGATGATCTGGAAGATGATATCGTAACCCGCAAAAACCTGATTAAGGATGCGCAAGCTAACATCAAAAAATATGAAGGCCAGCTTAGCGATGTTAAAAACAACCGCGAGTACGATGCAATCTCTAAAGAGATTGAAATTCAAGGTCTGGATATTCAGGTAAGCGAGAAAAAGATCAGGGAGTTTGAGTACGAGATCACTACTAAAACCCAGATCTACGAAAAAGCTGCTGCCGATTTAGATAGCCGTAAAAGCGACCTTGATGCTAAAAAAGCAGAGTTAGGTACTATTACTGCCGAAACCCAGAAAGAAGAAGAAGAACTTACTGCACAAGCAGAAAGAGCAAAAGAAAACATTGAGCCACGTTTGTTAACTGCTTATACCCGTTTACGCGGTAACGCTAAAAATGGTTTAGCGGTAGTTACCATTCAGCGTGATTCATGTTCTGGGTGCTTTAACCAAATCCCGCCTCAGCGCCAATCGGATATCCGTCAGCGTAAAAAAATCATTGTTTGCGAACATTGTGGCCGTATTTTGGTTGATGAGCAAACAGCGCTCGAAACTGAAACTGCATAA
- a CDS encoding metallophosphoesterase — translation MRQLLQKIITRPIIRLSDKYSSRPDEKRVFSALTELHKIILNKPGKRGLVIPFDSKEGKFVILSDQHKGARDDADDFALAEKNYLAALDYYNQNHFTYINLGDSEELWENLFLTVKHHNKATFEKEKLFLDRGAFVKIFGNHDLYWDNDPLAPVSLYQIYGKSISIYEGIILQTTINGKPLNIYMTHGHQGDLQSDGNWFSKWFVSNVWAPVQSYLKINPNTPANNDDLKTAHNQMMYEWSAKQQNTVLITGHTHQPVFQSLTHIESLYIQRARAKKANDIAAITQLEAEITKRHLKNDSSLNFTGYRPTYFNSGCCCFDDGDITGIEIADGFIRLIKWEYDKDKNSVREVLEERDLEALLSEMEAKS, via the coding sequence ATGCGCCAACTGCTTCAAAAGATAATAACCCGGCCAATTATCAGGTTATCAGATAAGTACTCGTCTCGCCCCGATGAAAAAAGAGTGTTTAGTGCCTTGACTGAACTCCATAAAATAATACTCAATAAACCGGGTAAAAGAGGACTGGTTATACCGTTTGACAGCAAAGAGGGAAAATTTGTAATCCTGTCAGACCAGCACAAGGGCGCGCGTGATGATGCGGATGATTTTGCCCTGGCAGAGAAAAACTATCTGGCTGCCCTGGATTATTACAACCAAAACCACTTTACTTATATTAACCTGGGTGATAGCGAAGAGCTTTGGGAAAACCTTTTTTTAACGGTTAAGCATCATAATAAAGCCACTTTCGAAAAAGAGAAATTGTTTCTGGACCGGGGAGCATTTGTAAAAATATTCGGTAACCATGATTTGTATTGGGATAATGATCCACTGGCACCGGTAAGTTTGTATCAGATCTACGGCAAATCAATCAGTATTTACGAAGGCATTATTTTGCAGACAACCATTAACGGTAAACCATTAAACATCTATATGACGCATGGCCACCAGGGCGATTTGCAAAGCGATGGAAATTGGTTTAGCAAGTGGTTTGTATCAAATGTATGGGCACCTGTGCAATCGTATTTAAAGATCAATCCTAATACGCCGGCAAACAATGATGACCTGAAGACAGCCCATAACCAAATGATGTACGAGTGGAGTGCGAAGCAACAAAACACAGTGCTCATTACCGGGCATACCCATCAGCCGGTATTTCAATCATTAACACATATCGAAAGCCTGTATATCCAAAGGGCAAGGGCAAAGAAAGCAAATGACATTGCTGCCATAACTCAGCTGGAGGCAGAAATAACCAAAAGGCATTTAAAGAATGACAGTTCGCTTAACTTTACCGGCTACCGGCCTACTTATTTTAACAGTGGTTGCTGTTGCTTTGATGATGGCGATATTACAGGCATCGAGATAGCCGATGGTTTTATCCGCCTGATAAAATGGGAATATGATAAAGATAAGAATAGCGTACGCGAAGTACTGGAAGAACGCGACCTGGAAGCTTTGCTGAGCGAAATGGAGGCTAAATCCTGA
- a CDS encoding DUF2752 domain-containing protein has translation MLKRNFELIFWIMAIVALGLCNPASGSHFTLCPLKLMGFNWCPGCGMGHAIAYALHGDFKNSFHAHWLGIPALAAILHRICNLIYLEMSKFKTHKPFDYEH, from the coding sequence GTGCTAAAAAGAAACTTCGAACTGATATTCTGGATAATGGCTATCGTGGCGTTGGGTTTATGTAACCCGGCTTCCGGTAGCCATTTTACTTTATGTCCGCTTAAGCTAATGGGTTTTAACTGGTGCCCCGGCTGTGGTATGGGGCACGCCATCGCTTATGCTTTGCATGGCGACTTCAAAAACTCATTTCATGCACACTGGCTGGGTATCCCGGCGTTGGCTGCAATTTTACACAGGATTTGTAACTTAATATACCTCGAAATGTCTAAATTTAAAACGCACAAACCTTTTGATTATGAGCATTAA
- a CDS encoding sensor histidine kinase, producing the protein MSDGLDFGVLLAVATGILLLFVLFIVVILFIYQRKTFEHQQKVVAIEQNLKQEILKTQIEVQDQTLTYVSREIHDNITQVLSFVKLSLGVVGKDAEQTQAKITESRELLSQAINDLRDLSKSMSFDTIKAAGLEKTITLELERINKSGLVKAELNVEGEPFSLGEKNELVLFRIFQETVNNALKHANAQQLKIELLYSPKVFNLTIADDGVGFPTSILDEHRGSGLKNLQNRAALIGGTATITSSPGNGCSVKITLDPLLEHTYANADYSNSPG; encoded by the coding sequence GTGTCAGACGGTTTAGATTTTGGGGTTTTATTAGCGGTAGCTACCGGCATTTTATTATTGTTTGTATTGTTTATAGTTGTTATCCTGTTTATTTATCAACGTAAAACATTTGAGCATCAGCAAAAAGTTGTAGCTATTGAACAAAACCTTAAGCAGGAAATTCTAAAAACCCAGATCGAAGTTCAGGATCAAACGCTTACTTATGTAAGCCGCGAGATACACGATAATATTACCCAGGTACTGTCTTTCGTAAAGCTTAGTTTAGGTGTGGTTGGTAAAGATGCAGAGCAAACACAAGCCAAAATTACGGAAAGCCGGGAACTGCTTTCGCAAGCCATTAATGACCTGCGCGACCTTTCCAAGAGCATGAGTTTTGATACCATCAAGGCGGCAGGCCTCGAAAAAACGATAACGCTTGAGCTCGAACGCATCAACAAAAGCGGCTTGGTAAAAGCCGAATTAAATGTTGAGGGCGAGCCATTTTCATTGGGCGAGAAGAACGAGTTGGTATTGTTCCGGATATTCCAGGAGACGGTAAATAACGCACTTAAACATGCCAATGCGCAGCAGCTAAAAATTGAGTTGCTATATTCGCCAAAAGTATTTAATTTGACCATCGCGGATGATGGGGTTGGATTTCCGACCAGTATATTGGATGAACATCGTGGGTCGGGCTTAAAAAACCTGCAAAATAGAGCAGCCCTTATAGGGGGTACTGCAACTATTACAAGCTCACCAGGCAATGGCTGTTCGGTTAAGATCACACTCGATCCGCTTTTAGAACACACTTATGCCAACGCAGATTACTCAAATAGCCCTGGTTGA
- a CDS encoding tetratricopeptide repeat protein yields the protein MVKKLFVLAIFLLGCSPVFANFDFNSNCTQAYESILSLKLKRARVLIDQEKSVHPDNAITILLDNYYDYFYILTTDSKADYDRLKDNKGKRIDLLEKEDDKSPYYNFAIAQVNLQWALIYSRFGENTSAGFAINKAFKLLQSNAKKFPSFMPDDIPLGLVNVLLGSLPDGALKSTLGFLGIKGNSATGLNTLQQLSVKLPHSGYAMYYDELVFYLTYIQSYVINDSNAYAKMQQYTAAMDNGSLNKAYIKAFVALRTGHSSETIDLLQHRPTGPDYQPYPYLDYLLATAMMNRLDTAADDYFKKFLAETKGVSYVKDAYLHLAWDALLHGDERKYQSYIQLVKTKGYTFNDKDKQALTEAGNPTLNADLLKARLLFDGGFYDRALKILTDKNPATLTQVFDKTDYYYRLGRIYDAQEKDDEALRNYQQAINAGKGTPYYYAPTAAVKIGNIYERQKNKTEAAHYYNMAIAFKNHQYENSIEQKAKEGLKRLGY from the coding sequence ATGGTAAAAAAATTATTTGTATTAGCTATCTTTTTGCTGGGTTGCAGCCCGGTGTTTGCCAACTTCGATTTCAACAGTAATTGTACACAGGCTTACGAAAGTATTTTAAGCTTAAAGCTTAAGAGGGCGCGTGTATTGATTGATCAGGAAAAATCAGTGCATCCGGATAATGCCATAACCATACTGCTTGATAACTATTACGATTATTTTTACATCCTCACTACAGATAGTAAAGCCGACTACGACCGCCTGAAAGACAACAAAGGCAAACGCATTGACTTGCTCGAGAAGGAGGATGACAAATCACCCTACTATAATTTTGCTATAGCACAGGTTAATTTGCAATGGGCTTTAATTTACAGCCGTTTTGGCGAAAACACCTCGGCCGGCTTTGCCATTAACAAAGCTTTCAAGCTGCTTCAATCCAATGCCAAAAAATTTCCATCTTTTATGCCCGATGATATTCCATTGGGTTTGGTTAATGTGTTGTTAGGTTCATTGCCTGATGGTGCATTGAAAAGCACGCTTGGGTTTTTAGGTATTAAAGGAAATTCGGCTACCGGCTTAAACACGCTGCAACAGCTTTCGGTTAAATTGCCGCACTCGGGTTATGCGATGTATTATGATGAGTTGGTGTTTTATTTAACCTATATCCAGTCGTACGTGATCAATGATAGTAACGCTTATGCAAAAATGCAGCAATACACCGCTGCTATGGATAATGGCAGCCTTAACAAGGCCTATATTAAAGCCTTCGTGGCGTTGCGGACCGGGCACAGCAGCGAGACTATAGATTTACTGCAGCATCGCCCTACGGGGCCGGATTATCAGCCGTACCCATATCTCGATTATTTGTTGGCCACAGCTATGATGAACCGGTTGGATACTGCGGCAGATGATTACTTCAAAAAATTTTTGGCCGAGACCAAAGGGGTAAGCTATGTTAAAGATGCCTATCTGCATCTGGCCTGGGATGCCTTGCTGCATGGCGATGAGCGGAAGTATCAAAGCTATATTCAATTAGTTAAAACCAAGGGGTACACATTTAATGATAAGGACAAGCAGGCACTTACCGAAGCCGGTAACCCAACCCTCAATGCAGATTTGTTAAAAGCACGTTTATTGTTCGATGGCGGCTTTTATGACCGGGCTTTAAAAATATTAACGGATAAAAACCCGGCAACGTTAACACAGGTGTTTGATAAAACAGATTATTATTATCGTTTAGGGCGCATATATGATGCTCAGGAAAAAGATGATGAGGCTTTACGCAACTATCAGCAAGCCATAAATGCGGGCAAAGGCACGCCATATTATTACGCACCAACAGCAGCTGTTAAAATTGGCAATATTTACGAACGCCAAAAAAATAAAACAGAAGCGGCACATTACTATAACATGGCCATTGCCTTTAAAAATCACCAGTACGAGAATAGTATTGAACAGAAGGCGAAAGAGGGATTGAAGAGACTGGGGTATTAA
- a CDS encoding S41 family peptidase translates to MKLIFTVVLFNIICLNLKAQQDTTYNPNHLYQPQELRADLAFLKSVLEEAHPSLYRYTPKGTIDLKFENADKQLNKPLTDKEFWKVAAPCVAAIRSGHTALYLSSAYVSWQNKNPITVLPLSVYLMNDKVYAAGFPSKTKNLYRGAEILSIDGHPVKEILSTIKPMVAPEGNSDQFVDFMLEARMFSYLYGDFFGSRPQYAVAYLDSTGKKQEVLVDGVKSGAMVSIEHSKEMLEQEWNELDKSVKIEYFDSLPGTVSLKIKGLTYYNYYKSFDAGFFELMQKDKIKNIIIDLRGNGGGYLGIGTDMMRYLINGSVEPMREVTATEKENSFGKYVIKEGSDFSKAFLLKSGKREYSIYNVNHPIYAYPEYHYGNNVYVLIDKGTFSAASLFVANLKSQRKIKILGEETGGGEAGTDAYGFTIVQLPTTHLLLRLPNFWGATTTKHKNTGHGVMPDIEIKPTITDRVNKNDVVMKETLKLIMTKNNSK, encoded by the coding sequence ATGAAATTGATTTTTACAGTTGTGCTTTTTAATATTATTTGCCTAAACCTTAAAGCCCAGCAGGACACAACCTACAACCCCAATCACCTTTATCAACCGCAGGAACTGCGCGCTGACCTGGCGTTTTTGAAAAGCGTATTGGAAGAAGCGCACCCAAGTCTGTATCGCTACACGCCAAAAGGTACGATTGACCTTAAGTTCGAAAATGCGGATAAGCAACTGAACAAGCCGTTAACCGACAAGGAGTTCTGGAAAGTAGCGGCTCCGTGCGTGGCGGCTATCCGGTCGGGGCATACGGCACTCTATCTTTCGTCAGCTTATGTATCCTGGCAAAATAAAAACCCAATAACAGTGTTGCCGTTGAGTGTTTATTTAATGAACGACAAGGTATATGCTGCCGGGTTTCCTTCGAAGACAAAAAATCTATACCGGGGAGCTGAAATTTTAAGCATCGACGGGCACCCGGTTAAAGAGATATTATCAACCATAAAACCAATGGTGGCGCCAGAGGGAAATAGCGATCAGTTTGTGGATTTTATGTTAGAAGCCAGAATGTTTAGCTATTTGTACGGAGATTTTTTTGGCAGCAGGCCCCAATATGCAGTAGCTTATCTTGATAGTACCGGCAAAAAACAAGAGGTGCTTGTTGATGGCGTTAAAAGCGGCGCAATGGTTAGTATTGAGCATAGTAAAGAAATGCTTGAACAAGAGTGGAACGAACTTGATAAGTCTGTTAAAATAGAATATTTTGATAGTTTGCCGGGCACTGTCAGCCTAAAAATAAAAGGGCTTACTTACTATAATTATTACAAAAGTTTTGATGCAGGTTTTTTTGAATTGATGCAGAAGGATAAAATCAAAAACATAATTATTGACTTGCGTGGAAACGGAGGCGGGTACCTGGGTATTGGGACGGATATGATGCGCTACCTGATAAATGGTTCTGTTGAACCGATGCGGGAAGTAACGGCTACTGAGAAAGAAAACAGTTTTGGCAAATACGTTATAAAAGAAGGGAGTGATTTTTCGAAGGCCTTTTTATTAAAATCGGGTAAACGCGAGTACAGCATCTATAATGTTAATCATCCAATATATGCATACCCCGAGTATCACTATGGCAATAACGTTTATGTGCTGATTGATAAAGGTACGTTCTCTGCCGCATCGCTTTTTGTAGCCAATTTAAAATCGCAGCGAAAGATTAAGATACTTGGCGAAGAAACCGGTGGCGGTGAGGCCGGGACAGATGCGTATGGATTTACGATAGTACAACTACCCACAACCCATTTGCTATTACGCCTGCCCAATTTTTGGGGCGCAACAACAACAAAACATAAAAATACCGGCCACGGTGTAATGCCCGATATTGAGATTAAGCCTACCATTACCGACAGGGTGAACAAAAACGATGTGGTAATGAAAGAGACACTCAAATTGATAATGACTAAAAACAATTCGAAATAA
- a CDS encoding response regulator transcription factor has product MPTQITQIALVDDHRLFRSGIASLIGQFSGYNILFEAAHGQEMISHITAGNKPDVILLDINMPEMDGFGTTQWLKKNNPDVKIIILSMFQDAEKVLKMVRLGVHGYLLKDSEPHEFEQALKTVANNELYYPSFVTDHLIKNLNQKEHIKLNSREIEFLRLAGTELTYKEIADQMCISARTVDGYRDQLFEKLQIKSRVGLVLYAIKNNLIQL; this is encoded by the coding sequence ATGCCAACGCAGATTACTCAAATAGCCCTGGTTGATGACCACCGTCTTTTCAGAAGTGGCATTGCCTCGTTAATTGGTCAGTTTTCTGGTTATAACATCTTATTCGAAGCCGCCCACGGGCAGGAAATGATCAGCCATATTACCGCCGGTAATAAACCGGATGTGATACTGCTTGATATTAACATGCCCGAGATGGATGGTTTTGGCACCACGCAATGGCTCAAGAAAAATAACCCCGACGTTAAGATTATTATCCTATCCATGTTTCAGGATGCCGAGAAGGTGCTGAAAATGGTGAGGTTGGGAGTACACGGCTACCTGCTTAAAGATTCTGAACCGCACGAGTTTGAACAGGCCCTAAAAACGGTGGCCAATAATGAGCTGTATTATCCATCTTTCGTCACAGATCATCTGATTAAAAATCTGAATCAGAAAGAGCATATTAAGCTAAACAGCCGCGAAATAGAATTTTTAAGGTTAGCCGGCACTGAGCTTACCTATAAAGAAATTGCCGACCAGATGTGTATAAGTGCCCGCACAGTTGATGGTTACCGCGACCAACTGTTTGAAAAACTGCAAATTAAAAGCCGCGTTGGCCTTGTACTTTACGCCATAAAAAATAATTTAATACAATTATAA